A genomic window from Algoriphagus sp. Y33 includes:
- a CDS encoding OsmC family protein, translating to MEPHFYNVDINWENSRKGIVCSPELNRKNGLCIEVATPPEFPKGMEGIWSPEHLFVAAVSGCLMTTFLAIAENSTLEFASFSCKAKGKLETVEGVLMMSEILLKPTVVIHSEQYRDKATRIIKKAENACLITHSIKSKITMEITVEVAPHLIEYK from the coding sequence ATGGAACCCCACTTTTATAATGTAGATATCAATTGGGAAAACAGTCGCAAAGGCATTGTCTGTTCTCCAGAATTGAACAGGAAAAACGGGCTCTGCATCGAAGTAGCCACCCCACCGGAATTCCCAAAAGGTATGGAAGGAATTTGGTCTCCGGAGCACCTGTTTGTAGCTGCGGTAAGCGGTTGCTTAATGACTACCTTTTTAGCCATTGCGGAAAATTCAACACTGGAGTTTGCAAGCTTTAGCTGTAAGGCAAAAGGAAAATTAGAAACCGTGGAAGGAGTTTTGATGATGAGTGAAATCCTGCTAAAACCTACTGTGGTTATCCACAGCGAACAGTATAGGGACAAGGCAACACGAATTATAAAAAAGGCGGAAAACGCTTGTTTGATTACCCATTCGATTAAGTCAAAAATCACAATGGAAATAACTGTTGAGGTAGCTCCTCATTTAATTGAATACAAATAA
- a CDS encoding peroxiredoxin, with the protein MESLEQEVAVAMPRIGDKAPEFKAITTQGEINFPADYKGKWVILFSHPADFTPVCTSEFMTFAKLEPGFSALNCQLVGLSIDGLYSHIAWLRTIKDKIEFKGMKNMEVKFPLIEDISMSVAKKYGMIQPGESSTKAVRAVFYIDPKGMIRAIIYYPLSMGRNFDELKRALIAMQTADAYNIATPADWQPGDDVIVPTAGSCGVANDRMETKEEGITCTDWFFCTKKLSLEQVNNPPHSN; encoded by the coding sequence ATGGAAAGCTTAGAACAAGAAGTAGCAGTGGCCATGCCTCGCATAGGAGATAAGGCTCCTGAATTTAAAGCCATCACCACACAGGGAGAAATCAATTTTCCTGCAGACTATAAAGGTAAATGGGTAATTCTTTTCAGTCATCCTGCAGATTTTACGCCTGTTTGTACCTCAGAGTTTATGACGTTTGCCAAACTAGAGCCGGGATTTTCAGCGTTGAACTGTCAATTGGTAGGTTTGTCCATAGATGGCTTATACAGCCATATTGCCTGGCTCAGGACCATTAAAGACAAAATTGAATTCAAAGGCATGAAAAACATGGAAGTCAAATTTCCATTGATTGAAGATATTAGCATGTCGGTGGCGAAAAAATATGGAATGATACAACCGGGAGAGAGCTCCACTAAAGCAGTCCGTGCAGTCTTCTATATCGATCCAAAAGGAATGATCCGTGCCATTATTTATTACCCACTATCAATGGGTAGAAATTTTGATGAATTAAAAAGAGCGCTTATCGCTATGCAAACGGCCGATGCCTACAACATTGCAACACCTGCCGATTGGCAACCGGGTGATGATGTGATCGTGCCAACTGCAGGCTCTTGTGGCGTTGCCAATGATAGAATGGAGACCAAAGAAGAGGGCATTACCTGCACTGATTGGTTTTTCTGTACCAAAAAGCTCTCTTTGGAGCAAGTTAATAATCCACCTCATAGCAATTAG
- a CDS encoding ClbS/DfsB family four-helix bundle protein, with protein MPRPTDKKDLLTLSQKNFKDLNDFVDSFTEEDKNKEFPKGTMNRNFRDVLAHLYHWHLMTIAWYTIGMKGHKPEMPAKGYTWKTTPELNRKIWETYRTTELKKVRKSLDKSFNDVQGIINNHSNEELFQKKKYKWTGTTSLGAYLVSATSSHYDWALKLMKKAMK; from the coding sequence ATGCCAAGACCAACAGACAAAAAGGACTTATTGACACTGAGTCAAAAGAATTTTAAAGACCTGAACGATTTTGTTGATTCTTTCACGGAAGAAGACAAAAACAAAGAATTTCCCAAAGGAACAATGAACCGAAATTTTAGGGATGTTCTCGCTCACTTATATCATTGGCATTTAATGACGATAGCGTGGTACACTATTGGAATGAAAGGTCATAAACCTGAGATGCCTGCAAAAGGGTACACCTGGAAAACAACTCCTGAGTTAAACAGAAAGATTTGGGAAACATACAGGACAACGGAATTGAAAAAAGTCAGAAAATCACTTGATAAATCCTTTAATGATGTTCAAGGAATTATTAATAATCATTCCAATGAGGAACTTTTTCAAAAGAAAAAATACAAATGGACAGGAACAACTTCATTAGGAGCTTATTTGGTTTCTGCTACTTCCAGTCATTACGATTGGGCGTTAAAACTTATGAAGAAAGCCATGAAGTAA
- a CDS encoding CPBP family intramembrane glutamic endopeptidase, producing MTLNLTIIIVGFVGIIFPTFILMTYQKVNAKINQDEKYRLTDYKQTLLIFWSLTLLILIDYFVYQQPTLNFHPKFSLVSIGLTILVMAFALFQYTTTKVSANSAYVVKEKLKDVYHYLPKSNKELNWFLFLSISAGICEEMMFRLFLFEFLKENTNLVIAFVLTNIIFAITHIGSGKNNLISSFILGLLFSAIYYITDNIWIAIILHSSIDINAGILGYRINRTTTNENLSSPNH from the coding sequence ATGACACTGAATTTGACAATAATTATAGTGGGATTTGTCGGGATAATTTTTCCGACATTTATTCTGATGACTTATCAAAAAGTAAATGCGAAGATAAATCAAGACGAAAAATATCGCTTGACCGATTACAAACAAACCCTACTCATATTTTGGAGTTTGACATTATTGATTTTAATCGATTATTTCGTTTACCAACAACCGACACTGAATTTTCATCCAAAATTTTCCTTAGTAAGCATTGGGCTGACAATTTTAGTTATGGCTTTTGCCCTTTTTCAATATACGACAACAAAAGTTTCGGCAAACAGCGCATACGTAGTTAAAGAAAAGCTGAAAGACGTTTATCATTATTTGCCGAAAAGCAACAAAGAACTAAACTGGTTTTTGTTTCTTTCTATTAGTGCAGGAATTTGTGAGGAAATGATGTTTCGTCTATTTCTTTTTGAGTTTCTAAAAGAAAACACAAATCTGGTAATTGCTTTCGTGCTGACAAACATAATTTTTGCGATAACACATATTGGAAGTGGGAAAAATAACCTAATCAGTTCATTTATCTTAGGTTTGTTGTTTTCCGCTATTTACTATATCACTGATAACATTTGGATAGCAATTATTTTGCATAGTTCAATTGACATAAATGCTGGAATTTTAGGTTATAGAATAAACAGGACGACAACCAATGAGAATTTATCAAGTCCGAACCACTAA